From the genome of Mucispirillum schaedleri ASF457:
TTTTAGAACCTTTTAATTCCATATTTTACTCCTTTATCCCTAATTTTTGCACATGGGACATATTGTTTTAAATATTATTTCATGACCTGTAATATCAAGTCCTGTTTTCTCAGCAACCAGACTGTCAATATCAAACATCTCATTTATGTGAATATCATATATTGTGACACATTTTTCACATACTGCATGATAATGTTCTTCAATAACTCCATCAAATCTGTCTGGCTGATTTGGTATTGAAAGCCTGTTTATCTCACCATTATCAGATAACTGCTGTAAATTTCTATATACTGTTCCCAAACTAAGCTGTGGGTTATCTTTTTTCAAGTAATTGTAAACAAACTCTGCTGTAGGATGCACTTTATTTTCTATTACTGTTTTGTAGATAAGCTCACGCTGGCGGGAATACTTTGAAATTGCCATATTACCTCCAGAGATATGTTTGTATTTACTTTTCAGCCACCATATAATTTAATGCATGTAGCACAGCACTATTTTATATCAATATTAGTAATTATTCTTATTACTATATTTTTTATATATTGTCAAATATTTTCTATATTATTTTTAAATTTTGTAAAATCTAAAAACGAATTTACCCTAAAATTTTATATTACAGTCTTCCATTTCAAGCCTTATTTTAAAGATGAATATCTAAATTATATGTATTAACATATCGCATAATAACTTTAAATTATCTTATTTTGTTATATACTTTGCCATTCAGGCTCAATATAACATAACAGAAGTATTTATATTTTAAATCATCCTTTATAATTGTCTATTATTATCAGAAGCAAAAATCTGCATAATAAGTTACAATTAAAATTGCAGACTTTTTTAACATAAACTAATATAAGAAAAAACATATATGGAAATAGCAAAATAATAAATGCTGCTGAAAAAATAATTCAGTAATATAATATATACTTTTCCTGCTTATTATTTAAATATATAATTTTCTTAAATAAAATTACTTTATTTATTTAATACTTTGTCTAAAAATTCTTTTGCTCGCTCACTTTTTGGATTTTCAAAAAAAGTTTTAGGGTCAGTATCTTCTACTATTTTGCCGCCATCCATAAAGAGAAGCCTGTTTGCAACATTTTTTGCAAATCCCATTTCATGAGTAACTATAAGCATTGTCATACCTTCTTGTGCTAATTCTTTCATAACATCAAGCACTTCTTTAATCATCTCTGGGTCAAGAGCACTTGTTGGCTCATCAAAAAGTATAACTTCAGGTTCCATAGCAAGAGCTCTGGCTATGGCTATACGCTGTTTCTGACCGCCAGAAAGTTTGTTTGGATATACACCTGCCTTTTCTTCAAGCCCTACTTTTTTCAGCAGTTTTTCTGCTGCTTCTACTGCTTTTGCTGTTGGTATTTTTTTTACAAGAGTAGGTGCCAGAGTAATATTTTCAATAACTTTTTTATGGGGGAAAAGATTAAAATGCTGAAATACCATTCCCACTTTCTGCCTTACAGCATTTATATTACACTCTGGCATCATTATATCTTCATCATCAATAAAAACATGACCAACAGTTGGCTCTTCAAGTTTATTTATACAGTGCAGAAGTGTAGACTTGCCGCTGCCTGATGGTCCAAT
Proteins encoded in this window:
- a CDS encoding Fur family transcriptional regulator codes for the protein MAISKYSRQRELIYKTVIENKVHPTAEFVYNYLKKDNPQLSLGTVYRNLQQLSDNGEINRLSIPNQPDRFDGVIEEHYHAVCEKCVTIYDIHINEMFDIDSLVAEKTGLDITGHEIIFKTICPMCKN
- a CDS encoding amino acid ABC transporter ATP-binding protein is translated as MIKISNLHKSFGDLHVLKGIDLQVNQGDIIAIIGPSGSGKSTLLHCINKLEEPTVGHVFIDDEDIMMPECNINAVRQKVGMVFQHFNLFPHKKVIENITLAPTLVKKIPTAKAVEAAEKLLKKVGLEEKAGVYPNKLSGGQKQRIAIARALAMEPEVILFDEPTSALDPEMIKEVLDVMKELAQEGMTMLIVTHEMGFAKNVANRLLFMDGGKIVEDTDPKTFFENPKSERAKEFLDKVLNK